A part of Agromyces protaetiae genomic DNA contains:
- the hutI gene encoding imidazolonepropionase — MSRLLVRGIGELVTNDPQPGRAGGPLGIVKDASVLVVDGRIAWVDDAGDSASDGEDEIDVVDAGGHAVIPGFVDSHTHLVFGGDRSAEFEARMSGTAYTAGGIRSTVAATRAASDDELRTRLANFVAELYAQGTTTFEIKTGYGLTVADEARLARLAREVTDEVTFLGAHVVPTEYAQGGPLGEAGPDAYVDLVVGDMLDACEPYARWIDAFCERGAFTPAQSRRVLEAGIAAGLGVRVHGNQLGPGEGVALAVELDAASVDHCTYLSDADVSALAASRTVATLLPGVEFSTRQPYPDARRLLDAGATVALASDCNPGSSFTSSLPFCIAVAVRDMGMTPAEAVWAATAGGAAALRRGDVGVLRPGARADLVLLDAPSYVHLAYRPGVPLVERVWKDGAAV; from the coding sequence ATGTCTCGCCTGCTCGTCAGGGGCATCGGCGAACTCGTCACGAACGACCCGCAGCCAGGCCGCGCGGGTGGCCCGCTCGGGATCGTGAAGGATGCCTCGGTGCTCGTCGTGGACGGACGCATCGCGTGGGTCGACGATGCCGGTGATTCGGCAAGTGATGGCGAAGACGAGATCGACGTGGTCGACGCCGGCGGGCACGCCGTGATCCCCGGGTTCGTCGACTCGCACACGCACCTCGTCTTCGGCGGCGACCGCTCCGCGGAGTTCGAGGCCCGCATGTCGGGAACGGCATATACGGCAGGAGGCATCCGCTCGACCGTCGCGGCGACGCGGGCCGCGTCCGACGACGAGCTGCGCACACGACTCGCCAACTTCGTCGCAGAGCTGTACGCCCAGGGCACGACGACGTTCGAGATCAAGACGGGGTACGGTCTCACCGTCGCCGACGAAGCCCGGCTCGCGCGGCTCGCGCGCGAGGTCACCGACGAGGTCACCTTCCTCGGGGCCCACGTCGTGCCCACTGAGTACGCGCAAGGCGGCCCGCTCGGCGAGGCCGGCCCCGATGCCTACGTCGACCTCGTCGTGGGCGACATGCTCGACGCGTGCGAGCCGTACGCGCGCTGGATCGACGCCTTCTGCGAGCGCGGCGCGTTCACGCCCGCGCAGTCGCGCCGCGTTCTCGAGGCGGGCATCGCGGCGGGCCTCGGCGTTCGCGTGCACGGCAACCAGCTCGGCCCCGGCGAAGGCGTTGCGCTCGCAGTCGAGCTCGACGCGGCATCCGTCGATCACTGCACGTACCTGAGCGACGCGGATGTCTCGGCGCTCGCCGCTTCTCGCACCGTCGCGACGCTCCTGCCGGGCGTCGAGTTCTCGACCCGCCAGCCCTACCCCGACGCGCGACGCCTCCTCGACGCCGGCGCGACGGTCGCCCTCGCGAGCGACTGCAACCCCGGGTCGAGCTTCACGAGTTCGCTGCCGTTCTGCATCGCGGTCGCCGTGCGCGACATGGGGATGACTCCCGCCGAGGCCGTCTGGGCGGCGACGGCCGGCGGCGCCGCAGCCCTCCGACGCGGCGACGTCGGCGTGCTGCGCCCGGGCGCGCGCGCCGATCTCGTGCTGCTCGACGCGCCCTCGTACGTGCACCTGGCCTACCGGCCCGGTGTGCCGCTCGTCGAGCGCGTGTGGAAGGACGGCGCCGCCGTTTAG
- a CDS encoding DedA family protein gives MIAHAVAEAAADPSGPVSDHGFTGLTGFAADVLTALGDVGVGVLVFVEVLIPPIPSEVILPFAGYLTQSGDLSLVPLILWSTLASVVGALLWYGLGRWIGLERAVRFVEWTRLVSRADLDRGVAWFHKYETWSVLIGRLIPGVRSLISIPAGADRMPLWSFIGLTAIGSGVWNALLIGLGALLGRQHDVLEQWLGYLDLVVYAALAAFVIWLIVRRVRAGRATS, from the coding sequence ATGATCGCGCACGCCGTCGCCGAAGCCGCCGCCGACCCGTCGGGGCCCGTGTCGGATCACGGTTTCACGGGGCTCACGGGCTTCGCGGCCGATGTGCTCACGGCGCTCGGCGACGTCGGGGTGGGTGTGCTCGTCTTCGTCGAGGTGCTCATCCCGCCCATCCCGAGCGAGGTCATCCTGCCGTTCGCGGGCTACCTCACCCAGTCGGGCGACCTCAGTCTCGTGCCGCTCATCCTGTGGTCGACGCTCGCGTCGGTCGTCGGCGCGCTCCTCTGGTACGGGCTCGGGCGGTGGATCGGCCTCGAACGCGCCGTGCGGTTCGTCGAGTGGACGCGGCTCGTGAGCCGCGCCGACCTCGATCGTGGCGTCGCGTGGTTCCACAAGTACGAGACGTGGTCGGTGCTCATCGGCCGGCTCATCCCGGGCGTTCGCAGCCTCATCTCGATCCCGGCCGGCGCCGACCGCATGCCGCTCTGGTCGTTCATCGGGCTCACGGCGATCGGCTCGGGCGTCTGGAACGCGCTCCTCATCGGCCTCGGCGCGCTGCTCGGGCGACAGCACGACGTGCTCGAGCAATGGCTCGGCTACCTCGACCTCGTCGTCTACGCCGCGCTCGCCGCGTTCGTGATCTGGCTCATCGTGCGCCGGGTGCGCGCGGGGCGAGCCACCTCCTGA
- a CDS encoding M23 family metallopeptidase encodes MISVAAGLGALALVFGGIAPAQAGETEPTPTAEQPTDPPPPDPPIDPPVDPPTDPPVDPPTDPPVDPPTDPPVDPPTDPPVDPPVDPPTDPPATTPPATTPPATTTPPTTTLTTTQPPRPTTPAPVATGSTRLVLTGSGPFLQIGTQISPDVSALLTARATVDAIESELRDAQADLKDVRAQQGSARTTAERLGSVAYTARLKAGEATRASMASARTSDAAMNSIGAAFGAGKDLLAGLAGVQRVAQLSGDSERLLEIAGELDALADEAEARAADAWAEVDKIPVGEKQKDVSDTETTLASAEADLKGLQEKVQKANVAFVDSLPLDNGQLSEQGWSAPVRGRVTDGFGPRPNKPLASVNEFHRGTDIAAPCTSAVFAATAGTVLQAGPDGGYGNWILLDHGSGVQTGYAHLANGGILVSVGEHVEAGQVIGAVGSTGQSTGCHLHFEVRLGGTAVDSLPFLAARGVAVG; translated from the coding sequence ATGATCAGCGTTGCCGCAGGCCTCGGAGCGCTCGCGCTCGTGTTCGGCGGGATCGCGCCCGCGCAGGCCGGCGAGACGGAGCCGACGCCGACCGCCGAGCAGCCGACCGACCCGCCGCCGCCCGATCCACCGATCGACCCGCCTGTCGACCCGCCGACCGACCCACCGGTCGATCCGCCGACCGACCCGCCCGTCGACCCGCCGACCGACCCGCCGGTGGACCCGCCGACAGACCCTCCCGTCGACCCGCCGGTGGACCCGCCGACCGACCCTCCGGCCACGACCCCGCCCGCGACCACGCCGCCGGCCACGACGACTCCGCCCACGACGACACTGACGACCACCCAGCCTCCGAGGCCCACGACCCCGGCCCCCGTCGCGACCGGCAGCACGCGCCTCGTCCTCACGGGCAGCGGACCGTTCCTGCAGATCGGCACGCAGATCAGCCCCGACGTGTCGGCCCTCCTCACCGCCCGTGCCACGGTCGACGCGATCGAAAGCGAACTGCGCGACGCGCAAGCGGATCTGAAGGACGTCCGCGCGCAGCAGGGAAGCGCCCGCACGACCGCCGAGCGGCTCGGCAGCGTCGCCTACACCGCCCGGCTCAAGGCCGGCGAGGCGACCCGCGCATCGATGGCGTCCGCGCGCACGAGCGACGCCGCCATGAACTCGATCGGCGCCGCGTTCGGTGCCGGCAAAGACCTGCTCGCGGGCCTCGCCGGGGTGCAGCGAGTCGCGCAGCTCAGCGGAGACAGCGAGCGGCTCCTCGAGATCGCGGGCGAACTCGACGCGCTCGCCGACGAGGCCGAGGCGAGGGCCGCCGACGCCTGGGCGGAGGTCGACAAGATCCCCGTCGGCGAGAAGCAGAAGGATGTCTCCGACACCGAGACGACGCTCGCGAGCGCCGAAGCCGACCTCAAGGGCCTGCAGGAGAAGGTGCAGAAGGCGAACGTCGCATTCGTCGACTCGCTGCCGCTCGACAACGGGCAGCTGTCCGAGCAGGGCTGGTCGGCACCCGTGCGCGGCCGCGTCACCGACGGCTTCGGCCCGCGGCCGAACAAGCCGCTCGCGTCGGTCAACGAGTTCCACCGCGGCACCGACATCGCCGCGCCGTGCACGTCCGCCGTGTTCGCGGCGACCGCGGGCACGGTTCTGCAAGCGGGCCCCGACGGCGGGTACGGCAACTGGATCCTCCTCGACCACGGGTCGGGCGTGCAGACCGGCTACGCGCACCTCGCGAACGGCGGCATCCTCGTCTCGGTCGGTGAACACGTCGAGGCCGGGCAGGTGATCGGCGCGGTCGGTTCGACCGGACAGTCGACGGGATGCCATCTGCACTTCGAGGTGCGGCTCGGCGGCACCGCGGTCGACTCGTTGCCGTTCCTCGCAGCGCGCGGCGTCGCCGTCGGCTGA
- the hutH gene encoding histidine ammonia-lyase yields the protein MSITEASARPETLGTVTVGTGPLAVDDVVAVARHGASVALDPTALASVAEGRAIIEGLAADPEPHYGISTGFGALATTFIAEDRRAQLQASLVRSHAAGSGTEVETEVVRALMLLRLSTLMTGRTGVRPIVAETYAAMLNAGIAPIVREYGSLGCSGDLAPLAHCALAAMGEGEVRMLTAGSTSEVTDASAALAAAGIAPLRLGEKEGLALINGTDGMLGMLALALHDLRRLLTTADVAAAMSVEGLIGTDAVFAEDLHALRPQRGQARSAANLRAMLAGSPIVASHKGPECTRVQDAYSLRCAPQVHGAARDTIDHAASVADAELASAIDNPVLTLDGRVESNGNFHGAPVGYVLDFLAIAVADVASMSERRTDRFLDKARNQGLPPFLAHEVGVDSGLMIAQYTAAGIVSELKRLAVPASVDSIPSSAMQEDHVSMGWAAARKLRRAIDGLERVIAIELLTAARGLALRAPLVPGVATGAVVAAVTDVSGGPGPDRYVSPEIEAVTAIVRSGP from the coding sequence ATGAGCATCACCGAGGCATCCGCACGTCCCGAAACGCTGGGCACCGTCACCGTCGGCACCGGCCCCCTCGCGGTCGACGACGTCGTCGCCGTGGCCCGCCACGGGGCATCCGTCGCCCTCGATCCGACCGCGCTCGCCTCCGTCGCCGAAGGCCGCGCGATCATCGAGGGCCTCGCCGCCGACCCCGAACCGCACTACGGCATCTCGACGGGGTTCGGCGCGCTCGCGACGACCTTCATCGCCGAAGACCGCCGCGCGCAGCTCCAGGCGAGCCTCGTGCGCTCGCACGCCGCGGGGTCGGGCACCGAGGTCGAGACCGAGGTCGTGCGCGCGCTCATGCTCCTGCGCCTCTCGACCCTCATGACGGGGCGGACGGGCGTGCGGCCCATCGTCGCCGAGACCTACGCCGCGATGCTGAACGCCGGGATCGCGCCGATCGTGCGCGAGTACGGGTCGCTCGGCTGCTCGGGCGACCTCGCCCCGCTCGCGCACTGCGCGCTCGCGGCGATGGGCGAGGGCGAGGTGCGGATGCTCACGGCCGGCTCGACGAGCGAGGTGACGGATGCCTCGGCCGCCCTCGCCGCAGCCGGCATCGCGCCGCTCCGCCTCGGCGAGAAGGAAGGCCTCGCCCTCATCAACGGCACCGACGGCATGCTCGGCATGCTCGCCCTCGCGCTCCACGATCTGCGGCGCCTGCTGACGACCGCCGACGTCGCCGCGGCGATGAGCGTCGAAGGGCTCATCGGCACCGACGCCGTGTTCGCCGAAGACCTCCACGCGCTCCGCCCGCAACGCGGCCAAGCACGGTCGGCCGCGAACCTCCGCGCGATGCTCGCCGGATCGCCCATCGTCGCGAGCCACAAGGGCCCCGAGTGCACGCGCGTGCAGGACGCGTACTCGCTGCGCTGCGCCCCCCAGGTGCACGGCGCCGCGCGCGACACGATCGACCACGCGGCATCCGTCGCCGACGCCGAGCTCGCGAGCGCGATCGACAACCCCGTGCTCACCCTCGACGGACGCGTCGAATCGAACGGCAACTTCCACGGGGCTCCCGTCGGGTACGTGCTCGACTTCCTCGCGATCGCCGTCGCCGACGTGGCATCCATGAGCGAACGCCGCACCGACCGGTTCCTCGACAAGGCGCGCAACCAGGGGCTTCCGCCGTTCCTCGCGCACGAGGTCGGAGTCGACTCGGGGCTCATGATCGCCCAGTACACGGCCGCCGGCATCGTGTCTGAGCTCAAGCGCCTCGCCGTGCCCGCGTCGGTCGACTCGATCCCCTCGTCGGCCATGCAGGAGGACCACGTCTCGATGGGCTGGGCCGCCGCACGCAAACTCCGCCGCGCGATCGACGGGCTCGAGCGTGTCATCGCCATCGAGCTTCTGACCGCCGCGCGCGGGCTCGCGCTCCGCGCTCCCCTCGTTCCCGGGGTCGCGACGGGCGCGGTCGTCGCCGCGGTGACGGATGTCTCGGGCGGCCCCGGGCCCGACCGATACGTGTCGCCCGAGATCGAAGCCGTCACCGCAATCGTGCGCTCCGGGCCGTGA
- a CDS encoding arginase family protein gives MADAALSHDPLWPRAGAWPALADLAPGERAALALLGVPAHRTSLSPTNAHETPAALRVALRRYSPALVPDRSGARGEASGPIDLAALVPIVDAGDIHEPDGDAGEARTRAAVAAALVRADSLIALGGDNSVTVATALGAWGDDLGTAGLVTIDAHYDLRDGVSNGSPVRRLIEAGLDPARIVQIGIADFANSAAYARRAADLGITVVHRDELHGRAPADVMAEALAVAGAAGGPVHLDVDVDACDRAVAPACPASVPGGLAAWELRALVRAAARDPRVRSADLVEIDATADAPDGRTVRLAALCVLEFAAGLALR, from the coding sequence ATGGCCGACGCCGCCCTCTCGCACGACCCGCTCTGGCCCCGAGCGGGCGCGTGGCCCGCACTCGCCGACCTCGCACCGGGAGAACGTGCCGCACTCGCCCTCCTCGGGGTCCCGGCCCACCGCACCTCGCTCTCCCCGACGAACGCGCACGAGACGCCCGCCGCGCTCCGCGTGGCCCTTCGCCGGTACAGCCCGGCACTCGTTCCCGATCGTTCGGGCGCCCGCGGCGAGGCATCCGGCCCGATCGATCTCGCCGCGCTCGTGCCGATCGTCGATGCCGGAGACATCCACGAGCCCGACGGTGACGCGGGCGAAGCGCGCACGCGCGCCGCCGTCGCGGCCGCCCTCGTGCGCGCCGATTCCCTCATCGCGCTCGGCGGCGACAACTCCGTCACGGTCGCGACGGCGCTCGGGGCTTGGGGAGACGACCTCGGCACTGCCGGACTCGTGACGATCGACGCCCACTACGACCTGCGCGACGGCGTCTCGAACGGGTCGCCCGTGAGACGGCTCATCGAAGCCGGGCTCGACCCGGCCCGCATCGTGCAGATCGGGATCGCCGACTTCGCGAACTCGGCCGCGTACGCGAGGCGCGCAGCAGACCTCGGGATCACCGTCGTCCACCGCGACGAACTGCACGGGCGAGCGCCCGCCGACGTCATGGCCGAGGCGCTCGCCGTCGCCGGTGCCGCGGGCGGACCCGTACACCTCGACGTCGACGTCGACGCGTGCGACCGCGCTGTCGCGCCCGCCTGCCCGGCGTCCGTGCCAGGGGGGCTGGCCGCATGGGAACTCCGCGCCCTCGTGCGCGCTGCCGCGCGCGACCCGCGCGTGCGAAGCGCCGACCTCGTCGAGATCGACGCGACGGCCGACGCCCCCGACGGCCGCACCGTGCGCCTCGCCGCCCTGTGCGTGCTCGAGTTCGCCGCGGGCCTCGCGCTCCGCTGA
- the hutU gene encoding urocanate hydratase yields MTDAPTAARTVRAARGSKLTAKSWQTEAPLRMLMNNLDPEVAERPEDLVVYGGTGKAARNWDAYDAIVRTLEDLEADETLLVQSGKPVGVFRTHEWAPRVLIANSNLVGDWATWPEFRKLEAEGLIMYGQMTAGSWIYIGTQGILQGTYETFGAVGRKLGRADGSLAGTLTLTAGCGGMGGAQPLAVTMHGGAVLIVDVDESRLQRRVDHGYLDEIAPTLDDALERVLAAKTSKVALSVGVVGNAATVFAELLEREVPIDIVTDQTSAHDPLAYLPEGVAMGEWQDLAALDAVEFTRLARASIAKHVEAMVGFQARGAEVFDYGNSLRAEAKLGGFEHAFDFPGFVPAYIRPLFAEGKGPFRWAALSGDPADIAATDRAIVELFPEDAHLKRWIEQASEKVHFEGLPARICWLGYKERHLAGLKFNEMVASGELSAPIVIGRDHLDSGSVASPYRETEAMADGSDAIADWPLLNALLNTASGATWVSIHHGGGVGIGRSIHAGQVLVADGTDLAAEKIARVLVNDPGTGVMRHVDAGYERAKEVARERGLRVPMLGEEE; encoded by the coding sequence ATGACCGATGCACCCACCGCCGCGCGCACCGTTCGAGCCGCCCGCGGCTCCAAGCTCACCGCCAAGAGCTGGCAGACCGAGGCGCCGCTGCGCATGCTCATGAACAACCTCGACCCCGAGGTCGCCGAGCGGCCCGAAGACCTCGTCGTCTACGGCGGCACCGGCAAGGCCGCCCGCAACTGGGACGCGTACGACGCGATCGTCCGCACCCTCGAAGACCTCGAGGCCGACGAGACGCTGCTCGTGCAGTCGGGCAAGCCCGTCGGCGTCTTCCGCACGCACGAGTGGGCCCCGCGCGTGCTTATCGCGAACTCGAACCTCGTGGGCGATTGGGCGACGTGGCCCGAGTTCCGCAAGCTCGAGGCCGAAGGGCTCATCATGTACGGCCAGATGACGGCCGGCTCGTGGATCTACATCGGCACGCAGGGCATCCTGCAGGGCACGTACGAGACGTTCGGCGCGGTCGGGCGCAAGCTCGGGCGCGCCGACGGCAGCCTCGCGGGGACGCTGACCCTCACCGCCGGCTGCGGCGGCATGGGCGGCGCCCAGCCGCTCGCCGTGACGATGCACGGCGGTGCGGTGCTCATCGTCGACGTCGACGAGTCCCGCCTCCAGCGCCGCGTCGACCACGGCTACCTCGACGAGATCGCCCCGACGCTCGACGACGCGCTCGAGCGAGTGCTCGCCGCGAAGACTTCGAAGGTCGCACTCTCCGTCGGCGTCGTCGGCAATGCCGCGACGGTCTTCGCGGAGCTCCTCGAGCGCGAAGTGCCGATCGACATCGTGACCGACCAGACGAGCGCGCACGACCCGCTCGCCTATCTGCCCGAGGGCGTCGCGATGGGCGAATGGCAGGATCTCGCGGCGCTCGACGCCGTCGAGTTCACGCGCCTCGCGCGCGCGTCGATCGCGAAGCACGTCGAGGCGATGGTGGGGTTCCAGGCGCGCGGCGCCGAGGTCTTCGACTACGGCAACTCGCTGCGCGCCGAGGCGAAGCTCGGCGGGTTCGAGCACGCGTTCGACTTCCCGGGCTTCGTGCCCGCATACATCCGTCCGCTCTTCGCCGAGGGCAAGGGGCCGTTCCGGTGGGCGGCGCTGTCGGGCGACCCGGCCGACATCGCGGCGACCGACCGTGCGATCGTCGAACTCTTCCCCGAAGATGCGCACTTGAAGCGCTGGATCGAGCAGGCGTCCGAGAAGGTGCACTTCGAGGGACTCCCCGCGCGCATCTGCTGGCTCGGGTACAAAGAGCGCCACCTCGCGGGGCTGAAGTTCAACGAGATGGTCGCGTCGGGCGAGCTGTCCGCGCCCATCGTGATCGGCCGCGACCACCTCGACTCGGGATCGGTCGCCTCGCCCTACCGCGAGACCGAGGCGATGGCGGACGGCTCCGACGCGATCGCCGACTGGCCGCTGCTCAACGCCCTGCTCAATACGGCGTCGGGTGCGACGTGGGTGTCGATCCACCACGGCGGCGGCGTCGGCATCGGACGGTCGATCCACGCGGGCCAGGTGCTCGTCGCCGACGGCACCGACCTCGCAGCCGAGAAGATCGCGCGCGTGCTCGTGAACGACCCCGGCACGGGCGTCATGCGGCACGTCGACGCGGGCTACGAGCGGGCGAAAGAGGTCGCGCGCGAGCGCGGGTTGCGCGTGCCGATGCTCGGCGAGGAGGAATGA
- a CDS encoding copper-translocating P-type ATPase encodes MGKDTGVEEHVDHDMHAGHDMHAGHDMHSAHTGHGLSAGMQDHSAHDHSAHVGQFRRLFWIMLVFAVPTVAFSTMFASIFGYPLPDNALIAWISPVLGTVMYVWGGSPFLRGAWSELKARKPGMMLLIGLAITVAYFASLGASLGLLPHHLDFWWELALLIVIMLLGHWIEMKSIAQASSALDALAALLPDEAERVVGDSTELVAPADLRLGDVVVVRPGGRVPADGEVVEGTAAVDESMITGESRPVTRGPGAQVVAGTVATDTAIRVRVSAVGDDTALAGIQRLVAQAQASTSRAQRLADRAAGWLFWFALAAALVTAIAWTLLGSPDDAVIRTITVLVIACPHALGLAIPLVVQIATERAAKGGVLVTDRLALETMRTVDAVLFDKTGTLTKGEPVVTDAVAAPGFDPDRVIALAAAAETDSEHPLAKAIVADAARRQLTVAPATGFTASPALGVRAVVDGRVVQVGGPGLLAQEGATRIEASDGWHARGETVLHVLVDGQVAGALALADEIRPESREAVDALRAEGVEVVMITGDAEPVARAVAASLGIERVFAGVRSEDKSAKVAELQAEGRTVAMVGDGVNDAPALAQADVGIAIGAGTDVAIASAGVVLASSDPRSVLSVIELSKATYRKMTQNLWWAAGYNLLSVPLAAGVLAPIGFVLPMSVGAILMSLSTVVVALNAQLLRRLDLRPEASARRALARTR; translated from the coding sequence ATGGGGAAGGACACAGGCGTGGAGGAACACGTGGACCACGACATGCACGCCGGCCACGACATGCACGCCGGACACGACATGCATTCGGCCCACACCGGTCACGGCCTGAGCGCGGGCATGCAGGACCACAGCGCGCACGATCACTCCGCGCACGTCGGCCAGTTCCGCCGCCTGTTCTGGATCATGCTCGTCTTCGCGGTGCCGACCGTCGCGTTCAGCACGATGTTCGCGAGCATTTTCGGCTACCCGCTCCCCGACAACGCCCTCATCGCGTGGATCTCCCCCGTGCTCGGCACGGTCATGTACGTCTGGGGCGGCTCGCCGTTCCTCCGCGGAGCATGGAGCGAACTCAAGGCCCGCAAGCCCGGCATGATGCTCCTCATCGGCCTCGCCATCACCGTCGCGTACTTCGCGTCGCTCGGCGCGAGCCTCGGGCTCCTCCCGCACCACCTTGACTTCTGGTGGGAGCTCGCGCTCCTCATCGTGATCATGCTGCTCGGCCACTGGATCGAGATGAAGTCGATCGCGCAGGCGTCGTCGGCGCTCGACGCCCTCGCGGCGCTCCTGCCCGACGAGGCCGAGCGCGTGGTCGGCGACTCCACCGAGCTCGTCGCGCCCGCCGACCTCCGCCTCGGCGACGTCGTCGTCGTGCGCCCCGGCGGTCGCGTCCCCGCCGACGGCGAGGTCGTCGAGGGCACCGCGGCGGTCGACGAGTCGATGATCACGGGCGAGTCCCGCCCGGTCACGCGCGGCCCCGGCGCCCAGGTCGTCGCGGGCACCGTCGCGACCGACACGGCGATCCGCGTGCGGGTCTCGGCCGTCGGCGACGACACGGCGCTCGCGGGCATCCAGCGGCTCGTCGCCCAAGCGCAGGCCTCGACGTCTCGGGCACAACGCCTCGCCGACCGCGCCGCGGGCTGGCTGTTCTGGTTCGCGCTCGCCGCGGCCCTCGTCACGGCGATCGCCTGGACCCTGCTCGGCAGCCCCGACGACGCCGTGATCCGCACGATCACCGTGCTCGTCATCGCGTGCCCCCACGCCCTCGGTCTCGCCATCCCGCTCGTCGTCCAGATCGCGACCGAACGCGCCGCGAAGGGCGGCGTGCTCGTCACCGACCGGCTCGCGCTCGAGACCATGCGCACCGTCGACGCCGTGCTCTTCGACAAGACCGGCACCCTCACGAAGGGCGAGCCCGTCGTGACCGACGCCGTCGCCGCGCCGGGCTTCGACCCCGACCGGGTGATCGCGCTCGCCGCCGCCGCAGAGACCGACTCGGAGCATCCGCTCGCGAAGGCCATCGTCGCCGACGCCGCACGTCGTCAGCTGACCGTCGCTCCCGCGACCGGCTTCACGGCGTCGCCCGCGCTCGGCGTGCGTGCCGTCGTCGACGGTCGCGTCGTCCAGGTCGGCGGCCCCGGCCTCCTCGCCCAGGAGGGCGCGACGCGAATCGAGGCGTCCGACGGATGGCACGCCCGCGGCGAGACCGTGCTCCACGTGCTCGTCGACGGACAGGTCGCCGGCGCACTCGCCCTCGCCGACGAGATCCGCCCCGAGTCACGCGAAGCCGTCGACGCGCTCCGCGCCGAAGGCGTCGAGGTCGTCATGATCACGGGCGACGCCGAACCCGTCGCCCGCGCGGTCGCAGCGTCGCTCGGCATCGAGCGCGTGTTCGCGGGCGTCCGTTCCGAAGACAAGTCCGCCAAGGTCGCCGAGCTGCAGGCCGAAGGCCGGACGGTCGCGATGGTCGGCGACGGCGTGAACGACGCCCCCGCGCTCGCGCAGGCGGACGTCGGCATCGCGATCGGCGCCGGCACGGATGTCGCGATCGCCTCCGCGGGCGTCGTGCTCGCCTCGAGCGACCCGCGGTCGGTGCTCTCGGTCATCGAGCTCTCGAAGGCCACCTACCGCAAGATGACGCAGAACCTCTGGTGGGCGGCGGGCTACAACCTGCTGTCCGTGCCGCTCGCGGCGGGCGTGCTCGCTCCGATCGGGTTCGTCCTGCCGATGTCGGTCGGCGCGATCCTCATGAGCCTCTCGACGGTCGTCGTGGCGCTCAACGCGCAACTCCTGCGTCGCCTCGACCTCCGCCCCGAGGCATCCGCCCGCCGTGCGCTCGCGCGCACGCGCTGA
- a CDS encoding IclR family transcriptional regulator: protein MPAADQTLAILAHLASQRGPVPAATIANALHLPRSTVYHLLQVMRERGFVVHLPEERRYGLGVAAFELSSGFSRQQPLARLGRPLVATLVDRLGESGHLAVLHGRDVVYLVEERAPRRPSLVTDIGVRLPAHLTATGRAMLAELPPAQLRALYPDASAFAARAGEASEPWTYRRLKSVLERVRLDGWAAEDGEITQGLASVGAVVVDHVGWPAAAVAVTYPDDSERDILGEVVPTVRDAAATLSRRIGGGEPR from the coding sequence GTGCCCGCCGCCGACCAGACGCTCGCGATCCTCGCCCACCTCGCCTCGCAACGCGGACCGGTGCCCGCCGCGACGATCGCGAACGCCCTGCACTTGCCGCGCTCCACCGTGTACCACCTGCTCCAGGTCATGCGGGAGCGCGGGTTCGTCGTGCACCTGCCCGAAGAACGCCGCTACGGGCTCGGCGTCGCCGCGTTCGAACTCAGCTCGGGGTTCAGCCGCCAGCAACCGCTCGCGCGCCTCGGGCGCCCCCTCGTCGCGACCCTCGTCGACCGCCTCGGCGAGAGCGGCCACCTCGCGGTGCTCCACGGCCGCGACGTCGTCTACCTCGTCGAGGAGCGCGCTCCGCGCCGCCCGTCGCTCGTCACCGACATCGGCGTGCGCCTGCCCGCCCACCTCACGGCGACGGGGCGTGCGATGCTCGCCGAGCTTCCGCCCGCGCAGCTCCGGGCGCTCTACCCCGACGCGTCGGCCTTCGCGGCACGCGCGGGCGAGGCATCCGAACCCTGGACCTACCGGCGACTGAAGTCGGTGCTCGAACGCGTGCGCCTCGACGGCTGGGCCGCCGAGGACGGCGAGATCACGCAGGGCCTCGCGTCGGTCGGGGCGGTCGTCGTCGACCACGTCGGCTGGCCGGCCGCGGCGGTCGCCGTGACGTATCCGGATGACTCGGAGCGCGACATCCTCGGCGAGGTGGTGCCGACCGTGCGCGACGCCGCCGCGACGCTCTCGCGCAGGATCGGCGGAGGGGAGCCGCGATGA
- a CDS encoding SixA phosphatase family protein has product MKTLFLVRHAKSDWGDPALADHARPLNARGLRDAPAMGRRLVDRGVVPGLILSSTALRARTTAEAFAAAFELEPGASVVLDPTLYATTTSHLLETVQGIDDAVETAMLVGHNPEFSGFVARLTGEHVELVTCAVAECRIDVDHWADVAIIGWSARRRVPEGEDRARPAELVRVDVPVR; this is encoded by the coding sequence ATGAAGACGCTGTTCCTCGTGCGGCACGCCAAGAGCGATTGGGGCGATCCGGCGCTCGCCGACCACGCCCGTCCGCTCAACGCGCGCGGCCTGCGCGACGCGCCCGCGATGGGTCGGCGGCTCGTCGACCGGGGTGTCGTGCCGGGGCTCATCCTCTCGAGCACGGCGCTTCGCGCCCGCACCACCGCCGAGGCGTTCGCCGCCGCGTTCGAGCTCGAGCCCGGAGCATCCGTCGTCCTCGACCCGACGCTCTACGCGACGACGACCTCGCACCTGCTCGAGACCGTGCAGGGCATCGACGACGCCGTCGAGACGGCGATGCTCGTCGGGCACAACCCTGAGTTCAGCGGGTTCGTCGCGCGCCTCACGGGTGAGCACGTCGAACTCGTGACGTGCGCGGTCGCCGAATGCCGCATCGACGTCGACCACTGGGCGGACGTCGCCATCATCGGCTGGAGCGCTCGCCGCAGGGTGCCCGAGGGCGAAGACCGGGCGCGGCCCGCCGAACTCGTGCGGGTCGACGTTCCGGTGCGCTAA